The Gammaproteobacteria bacterium sequence ATCGTCCGCATCCATTCCGCCGGCTCGTGGCTCGGGCTCAACGGCCTGCTGGGCCGTTCCTATGGACACTCCGCGATCGCCATCGACGAGGTACGGGTATCCAGGATCGCGATCAATGAGATCATGAACGTCAAGTCCACCGATCCCGATCTCTTCTGCAAGCTGATGGAACACTGGTTCTATTACCTGCAGGACGCCGATCTGTGGATATCCTCGTTCTCCACCGGTATCATCCGCGCTCGCGTCGCCCGCCTGATCGACTACCTGTCCCGGATCGAGAATAATCTCTCCGCCGAGGAGGTCAGGCTGCTGACCTGCGAGGAAATGGCCGAGATTCTCGGCGCCACGCCGGAAAGCGTCAGCCGGGTGATCGCCGAGTTCAAGCGGGAGAAACTGCTCTATCCCGGCGATCAGCACGACCCCAGGCATTTCTATCGGGACATACCCCAACTGAACGCGATCTCCCAATGCTGATTCCACGGGCACGGATTTCCTGCTCCACGACGGCAACCTTGCCGTCCCTGTGCCGAAAGAAAATCCCCCTCTTGAGTCGCGCAAGTCCGCCCGGGCTCATGAGG is a genomic window containing:
- a CDS encoding Crp/Fnr family transcriptional regulator — translated: MDPRLRDLLSDRTSRYEPADVLYRAGDAPSTVYVIESGMVKLINYLPNGKARIVRIHSAGSWLGLNGLLGRSYGHSAIAIDEVRVSRIAINEIMNVKSTDPDLFCKLMEHWFYYLQDADLWISSFSTGIIRARVARLIDYLSRIENNLSAEEVRLLTCEEMAEILGATPESVSRVIAEFKREKLLYPGDQHDPRHFYRDIPQLNAISQC